In Mycolicibacterium mucogenicum DSM 44124, the following are encoded in one genomic region:
- a CDS encoding 5-oxoprolinase/urea amidolyase family protein encodes MAPSALTVLRPGPSTTVQDWPGRIGYWQVGVPPSGPMDDLSLRLANLAVGNAEGAPGLEATMAGPTLGFDEATVVCVTGAPVSVTLDGVPARQWAPIAVPEGGVLEIGAVQGVGMRIYIAVAGGIEAEAYLGSRSTFTLGKFGAGGRALAAGDRLDLGTPGGRPRRLTDEEIPSIGHEWRLAVTEGPHGAPEFFTRADIESLYEATYLVDHNLDRTGVRLVGPKPQWARPDGGEAGLHPSNIHDTPYSVGALDFTGDTPILLGPDGPSLGGFVCPVTVTSADRWKLGQLTPGDRVRFVPVRASAAAPLAALGTSRRAASPVVRSPRGDGDDGVLHRGVTGDGTTSMTLRRSGDDNLLVEYGTMTLDLVLRARVHALHTAIDAHRPRGIIDLTPGIRSLQVKFDAALTDHQAMTAFVLDLESALGPVDQLVLPSRSVRLPLSWDDPTIRLAIDRYRNGVRDDAPWCPSNIEFIRRMNGLESQQEVFDIVHAASYLVLGLGDVYLGAPVATPVDPRHRVVTTKYNPARTWTPENAVGIGGAYLCIYGMEGPGGYQLMGRTTQVWNHRYPLSAPGFEPEQPWLLRFFDQVSWYPVSSEELTDLRADVAAGRGTVDITDGEFRIADYLNFLSREADDIAAVRQRMTAARNEERARWEASGEIGARKKPCATTGQEVA; translated from the coding sequence ATGGCGCCATCCGCCCTTACCGTGCTGCGGCCCGGGCCGAGCACCACCGTCCAGGACTGGCCGGGCCGCATCGGCTACTGGCAGGTGGGCGTACCGCCGTCAGGCCCGATGGACGACCTGTCACTGCGCCTGGCCAACCTCGCGGTCGGTAACGCCGAGGGCGCACCCGGCCTGGAGGCCACGATGGCCGGTCCGACACTGGGATTCGACGAGGCGACGGTCGTCTGCGTCACCGGCGCACCGGTATCGGTCACGCTCGACGGGGTCCCGGCACGGCAGTGGGCACCCATCGCCGTCCCGGAGGGCGGTGTGCTCGAGATCGGCGCGGTGCAGGGCGTCGGCATGCGCATCTACATCGCGGTGGCCGGTGGTATCGAGGCCGAGGCGTACCTCGGCTCGCGTTCGACGTTCACGCTCGGGAAGTTCGGCGCCGGTGGGCGGGCCCTCGCGGCCGGCGACCGTCTCGATCTGGGTACCCCGGGGGGACGACCGCGCCGGCTGACCGATGAGGAGATCCCGTCGATCGGCCACGAATGGCGCCTGGCGGTCACCGAAGGACCGCACGGCGCGCCGGAGTTCTTCACCCGCGCCGACATCGAAAGCCTCTACGAGGCCACGTATCTGGTGGACCACAACCTCGACCGCACGGGTGTGCGTCTGGTCGGGCCGAAGCCGCAGTGGGCCCGGCCCGACGGCGGTGAGGCCGGCCTGCACCCGTCGAACATCCACGACACCCCGTATTCGGTTGGCGCCCTGGACTTCACCGGCGATACCCCGATCCTGCTCGGTCCGGACGGACCCAGCCTCGGCGGTTTCGTCTGCCCGGTGACGGTGACGTCGGCGGACCGCTGGAAGCTCGGGCAGCTCACGCCCGGCGACCGGGTACGCTTCGTACCGGTGCGGGCCAGTGCCGCGGCACCGCTGGCGGCCCTGGGCACCTCACGGCGCGCGGCATCCCCGGTGGTGCGCAGCCCGCGCGGTGACGGCGACGACGGTGTCCTGCACCGCGGCGTCACCGGCGACGGTACGACGTCGATGACCCTGCGCCGCAGCGGTGATGACAACCTGCTGGTCGAATACGGCACGATGACACTGGATCTGGTGCTGCGGGCGCGGGTGCACGCGCTGCACACCGCGATCGACGCGCACCGGCCCCGCGGCATCATCGACCTGACGCCCGGGATCCGTTCGCTGCAGGTCAAGTTCGACGCCGCGCTCACCGACCACCAGGCGATGACGGCTTTCGTGCTCGACCTCGAGTCCGCGCTCGGACCCGTCGACCAACTGGTGCTGCCGAGCCGCTCGGTGCGGCTGCCGTTGAGTTGGGACGACCCGACCATCCGGCTCGCCATCGACCGGTACCGCAACGGTGTGCGCGACGACGCGCCGTGGTGCCCGAGCAACATCGAGTTCATCCGGCGGATGAACGGCCTCGAGTCGCAGCAGGAGGTGTTCGACATCGTCCATGCGGCAAGCTATCTCGTGCTCGGTCTGGGGGATGTCTACCTCGGCGCCCCCGTCGCCACCCCGGTCGATCCCCGCCACCGGGTGGTCACCACCAAGTACAACCCGGCGCGCACCTGGACGCCGGAGAACGCGGTCGGGATCGGCGGTGCCTACTTGTGCATCTACGGTATGGAAGGCCCGGGCGGCTACCAGTTGATGGGCCGCACCACGCAGGTGTGGAACCACCGATACCCGTTGTCCGCACCGGGTTTCGAGCCCGAACAGCCGTGGCTGCTGCGGTTCTTCGACCAGGTGTCGTGGTACCCGGTGTCGTCGGAGGAACTGACCGATCTGCGGGCCGACGTCGCCGCCGGACGCGGCACGGTCGACATCACCGACGGTGAATTCCGCATCGCGGACTATCTCAACTTCCTGTCGAGGGAAGCCGACGACATCGCCGCGGTACGACAGCGGATGACCGCCGCCCGCAACGAGGAGCGGGCCCGCTGGGAGGCCAGTGGCGAGATCGGCGCGCGCAAGAAGCCGTGCGCCACAACAGGACAGGAAGTCGCATGA
- a CDS encoding urea amidolyase associated protein UAAP2, whose protein sequence is MSTVIDSVPALVSGTTILDEIVEARGPWSAVVAAGDVLTIVDLHGNQAVDTLIYGAHDTSRRYSAQTTITAQKSLFVSTGTVLRDSDGGALMTVVADEVGNHDTVGGACSQESNTLRYGHHTRHQHACVENFLIEGARYGLGKRDLAPNLNFFMNVPIEADGTLGIVDGLSAPGLRVALRADTDVLVLVSNCPQINNPCNGFDPTPVRMIVTRPS, encoded by the coding sequence ATGAGCACCGTCATCGACTCGGTCCCCGCGCTGGTGTCCGGCACGACCATCCTCGACGAGATCGTCGAGGCCCGCGGTCCCTGGTCGGCCGTCGTCGCGGCCGGCGATGTACTGACCATCGTCGACCTGCACGGCAACCAGGCCGTGGACACGCTGATCTACGGGGCGCACGACACGTCCCGCCGGTACAGCGCCCAGACCACCATCACGGCGCAGAAGTCGCTGTTCGTCAGCACCGGAACGGTGTTGCGAGACAGCGACGGTGGGGCACTGATGACTGTTGTTGCCGACGAAGTGGGCAATCACGACACCGTCGGCGGCGCCTGCTCGCAGGAGTCCAACACCCTGCGCTACGGCCACCACACCCGCCATCAGCACGCGTGCGTCGAGAACTTCCTGATCGAAGGCGCCCGCTACGGCCTCGGAAAGCGTGACCTGGCACCGAATCTCAACTTCTTCATGAACGTGCCGATAGAGGCCGACGGCACGCTCGGCATCGTCGACGGGCTGTCGGCGCCGGGACTGCGGGTGGCGCTGCGCGCCGACACCGACGTCCTCGTGCTGGTGTCCAACTGCCCGCAGATCAACAACCCGTGCAACGGCTTCGATCCGACACCGGTGCGGATGATCGTCACCCGCCCGTCCTGA
- a CDS encoding urea amidolyase associated protein UAAP1, translated as MSSSSTTSTTAAARAHARAQAGTHTAAMPVVPASQWPTPPAGVDADRLTWAETVPGGRYTSKVLDRGTRLRLTDIDGRACAHLLLWRADAPWERLNTADTVKVPWQAYLGTGHPLLDDQGRVLATIVADTSGHHDALCGTTTRSQNEARYGAGSAHSDSPAGRELLVLAALKHGLGPRDVGPGVSFFHGVRADDAGQLVSTGSAGAGTAIELLVHLPVIVAIANTAHPLDESPTFDTSDLEVLAWSAPADLADLAARAETIGPEYERAHRNTEDVWTAMHLTEGVPA; from the coding sequence GTGAGTTCTTCGTCCACCACCTCGACGACCGCCGCCGCCCGCGCACACGCCCGTGCGCAGGCCGGCACCCACACCGCAGCCATGCCCGTCGTCCCGGCATCGCAGTGGCCGACACCGCCGGCCGGTGTCGATGCCGACCGCCTGACCTGGGCCGAGACGGTGCCCGGCGGCCGCTACACCAGCAAGGTGCTGGACCGCGGAACGCGGTTGCGGCTCACCGACATCGACGGCCGCGCGTGCGCGCACCTGCTGCTGTGGCGCGCCGACGCCCCCTGGGAGCGCCTGAACACCGCCGACACCGTCAAGGTGCCGTGGCAGGCGTACCTCGGTACCGGGCACCCGCTGCTCGATGACCAGGGACGGGTGCTGGCGACCATCGTCGCCGACACCTCGGGCCACCACGATGCCCTGTGCGGCACCACAACCCGATCCCAGAACGAAGCCCGCTACGGGGCCGGCAGCGCGCACTCGGACAGCCCAGCCGGCCGGGAGCTGCTGGTGCTCGCCGCACTCAAACACGGCCTGGGCCCGCGCGACGTCGGCCCCGGCGTGTCGTTCTTCCACGGCGTCCGCGCCGACGACGCGGGCCAGCTGGTGTCGACGGGCTCGGCCGGAGCCGGCACGGCGATCGAACTGCTCGTGCACCTGCCGGTGATCGTGGCAATCGCCAACACCGCGCACCCGCTCGACGAATCGCCGACCTTCGACACGTCCGATCTGGAGGTGCTGGCCTGGTCGGCACCCGCCGACCTCGCAGACCTGGCCGCCCGCGCCGAAACGATCGGACCCGAATACGAACGCGCGCACCGCAACACCGAAGACGTCTGGACCGCAATGCATCTCACCGAAGGAGTTCCCGCATGA
- a CDS encoding amino acid permease gives MTLTNTSPADHDDLAEFGYDQQLHRSLGKFASFAAGFSFVSILTTIFQLFGLGYSFGGPAFFWTWPVVFIGQFAVALCFAELAARYPISGAIYQWARRLGGEVVGWFGGWFMIVAQIITASAAAIALQVVLPAVWSGFQIIGTDTALTSADGAANAVLLGTALLIITTTINCIGVRWMSRVATIGVCCEIIGVIAVVGVFFTHAQRGPQVVFDTGGAGSGYGWAWIASGLMAAYVMVGFGSAGELAEETRDARRVAPRTIRSALTVSALGGGLMIVGALMAAPSLTDGRLATEGLPYVLGAVLSSPWGTLLLVDVAIAIFICTLAIQTAATRLMFSMARDQRLPFSSLLSRVNPATGTPIPPAIVVGVACVGVLLVNVGNSAIFATLASVCIIAIYIAYLLVTAPLLAHRLRGMRWDASVTDAGGRPLFSLGRWGLPVNIFAVVYGVAMVINLAWPRPEIYDPTGTMPLLVWAGPFTIVAIVALGALCFPYRRTHPRPVGSL, from the coding sequence ATGACATTGACCAACACGTCGCCGGCAGATCACGACGATCTCGCCGAGTTCGGCTACGACCAACAGCTGCACCGCTCGCTGGGCAAGTTCGCCTCGTTCGCGGCCGGTTTCTCGTTCGTGTCGATCCTCACCACGATCTTCCAATTGTTCGGCCTCGGATACAGTTTCGGCGGTCCGGCGTTCTTCTGGACCTGGCCGGTGGTGTTCATCGGACAGTTCGCGGTGGCCCTGTGCTTCGCCGAACTCGCGGCTCGCTACCCGATCTCGGGGGCCATCTACCAGTGGGCCCGCCGCCTCGGCGGTGAGGTGGTCGGCTGGTTCGGCGGCTGGTTCATGATCGTCGCCCAGATCATCACGGCGTCCGCCGCGGCCATCGCGCTGCAGGTGGTGCTGCCTGCGGTGTGGTCGGGCTTCCAGATCATCGGCACCGATACCGCACTCACGTCCGCCGACGGCGCCGCCAACGCCGTGCTGCTGGGTACCGCCCTGCTGATCATCACCACCACGATCAACTGCATCGGGGTGCGCTGGATGTCGCGGGTCGCGACGATCGGCGTGTGCTGCGAGATCATCGGCGTCATCGCCGTCGTCGGCGTCTTCTTCACGCACGCACAGCGCGGTCCGCAGGTCGTCTTCGACACCGGCGGAGCGGGTTCCGGCTACGGCTGGGCCTGGATCGCCTCGGGCCTGATGGCCGCCTACGTCATGGTCGGCTTCGGTTCGGCCGGTGAACTCGCCGAGGAGACCCGCGACGCGCGTCGCGTCGCCCCGCGCACCATCCGGTCGGCGCTCACCGTCTCGGCACTCGGTGGCGGTCTGATGATCGTCGGCGCACTCATGGCGGCGCCGAGCCTGACCGACGGCCGTCTGGCGACCGAAGGCCTGCCCTACGTGCTGGGCGCGGTGCTGTCCTCGCCGTGGGGCACGCTGCTCCTCGTCGACGTGGCGATCGCGATCTTCATCTGCACCTTGGCAATTCAGACCGCGGCCACCCGCCTGATGTTCTCCATGGCACGCGACCAGCGGCTGCCGTTCTCGTCGCTGCTGTCGCGCGTCAATCCGGCGACCGGGACGCCCATTCCGCCCGCGATCGTCGTCGGTGTCGCGTGCGTCGGTGTGCTCCTGGTGAACGTCGGCAACTCCGCGATCTTCGCGACCCTGGCCAGCGTCTGCATCATCGCGATCTACATCGCCTACCTGCTGGTGACGGCGCCGCTCCTGGCACACCGGCTGCGCGGAATGCGCTGGGACGCTTCGGTTACCGACGCCGGCGGCCGGCCGCTGTTCTCGCTGGGCCGCTGGGGTCTGCCGGTCAACATCTTCGCCGTCGTGTACGGCGTGGCCATGGTGATCAACCTGGCCTGGCCGCGGCCGGAAATCTACGACCCGACGGGCACCATGCCGCTGCTGGTGTGGGCCGGGCCGTTCACCATCGTCGCCATCGTCGCGCTCGGCGCCCTGTGCTTCCCGTACCGCCGCACGCATCCACGCCCCGTCGGGTCGCTCTGA
- a CDS encoding TetR/AcrR family transcriptional regulator has translation MSRPGRPRHRDALRPGSTAVEQILDAAGELFVTQGFTVTSTRSIAEAVGIRQASLYHHFPNKEAILEALLDATVVPSLEFARRVTRSVDDPKAALWAVTAGDAANLLSVPWNLGRLYLLPEVDGIEGFHRRRRELHAVYRELAVDAVGGRDEFRCGLPVRLTETVIAQRVDDPDITGDEVAEAIADAALRVLEVDVDDALRAEGRALVKQHLAEPD, from the coding sequence ATGAGCCGCCCCGGCCGTCCCCGTCATCGCGATGCCCTACGCCCCGGCAGTACCGCCGTCGAACAGATCCTCGATGCCGCCGGAGAACTGTTTGTGACACAGGGCTTCACGGTGACCTCGACGCGGTCGATCGCCGAGGCCGTCGGCATCCGCCAGGCCTCGCTGTATCACCACTTCCCCAACAAAGAGGCCATCCTCGAGGCGCTGCTCGACGCGACGGTGGTGCCGTCGCTGGAGTTCGCGCGGCGCGTGACGCGCTCGGTGGACGATCCGAAGGCGGCCCTGTGGGCGGTGACGGCCGGTGACGCGGCCAACCTGCTGTCAGTGCCGTGGAACCTGGGCCGGCTCTATCTGCTGCCGGAGGTCGACGGCATCGAGGGCTTCCACCGCCGGCGCCGCGAGTTGCACGCCGTCTACCGCGAACTGGCGGTCGACGCCGTGGGCGGCCGCGACGAGTTCCGCTGCGGCCTGCCGGTGCGCCTGACCGAGACGGTCATCGCACAGCGCGTCGACGATCCGGACATCACCGGTGACGAGGTGGCCGAAGCCATCGCCGATGCCGCCCTACGGGTGCTCGAGGTCGACGTCGACGACGCCCTGCGGGCCGAGGGACGCGCGCTGGTGAAGCAGCACCTGGCCGAGCCGGATTAG
- the hisI gene encoding phosphoribosyl-AMP cyclohydrolase translates to MSLDSNIAARIKRNEAGLFTAVVQQRGTGDVLMVAWMDDDALARTLETREATYFSRSRGEQWVKGLTSGHTQYVHSVRLDCDGDAVLLEVDQVGGACHTGDHSCFDADQLLAPEA, encoded by the coding sequence ATGAGTCTCGATTCGAATATCGCCGCCCGCATCAAGCGCAACGAGGCCGGGCTGTTCACCGCCGTGGTGCAGCAGCGCGGCACCGGCGACGTGCTGATGGTCGCCTGGATGGACGACGACGCGCTGGCCCGCACCCTGGAAACCCGTGAGGCGACGTACTTTTCCCGCTCGCGTGGTGAGCAGTGGGTCAAGGGTCTGACGTCGGGCCACACGCAGTACGTGCACTCGGTGCGGCTGGACTGTGACGGCGATGCCGTGCTGCTCGAGGTCGACCAGGTCGGTGGGGCCTGCCACACCGGCGACCACAGCTGCTTCGACGCCGACCAGCTGCTCGCGCCCGAGGCCTAA
- the hisF gene encoding imidazole glycerol phosphate synthase subunit HisF → MSLATRVIPCLDVDGGRVVKGVNFENLRDAGDPVELAAAYDAEGADELTFLDVTASSSGRSTMLEVVRRTAEQVFIPLTVGGGVRSVEDVDTLLRAGADKVSVNTAAIARPELLSELSRQFGSQCIVLSVDARTVPEGSEPTPSGWEVTTHGGRRGTGIDAVEWATRGAELGVGEILLNSMDADGTKAGFDLAMLRAVRAAVSVPVIASGGAGAVGDFAPAVQAGADAVLAASVFHFRELTIGQVKEAMAAEGITVR, encoded by the coding sequence GTGAGTCTCGCAACACGCGTCATCCCGTGCCTGGACGTCGACGGCGGCCGGGTGGTCAAGGGCGTCAACTTCGAGAACCTGCGGGACGCCGGTGATCCCGTCGAGCTGGCGGCCGCGTATGACGCAGAGGGTGCCGACGAGCTGACGTTCCTGGACGTCACCGCGTCGTCGTCGGGCCGCTCGACCATGCTCGAGGTGGTGCGCCGCACCGCCGAGCAAGTGTTCATCCCGCTGACCGTGGGTGGCGGCGTGCGTTCGGTCGAGGACGTCGACACGCTGCTGCGCGCCGGTGCCGACAAGGTCTCGGTCAACACCGCCGCCATCGCCCGGCCCGAGCTGCTGTCGGAGCTGTCGCGCCAGTTCGGTTCGCAGTGCATCGTGCTGTCGGTGGATGCCCGCACCGTGCCGGAAGGCTCCGAGCCCACCCCGTCCGGCTGGGAGGTGACGACCCACGGCGGCCGCCGCGGTACCGGCATCGACGCCGTCGAATGGGCCACGCGCGGAGCCGAACTCGGCGTCGGGGAGATCCTGCTGAACTCCATGGACGCCGACGGCACCAAGGCCGGGTTCGACCTGGCGATGCTGCGGGCGGTGCGCGCCGCGGTGAGCGTGCCGGTGATCGCCAGCGGGGGAGCCGGCGCCGTCGGCGACTTCGCGCCCGCGGTGCAGGCGGGTGCCGATGCGGTGCTGGCGGCCAGCGTGTTCCACTTCCGCGAGCTGACCATCGGTCAGGTGAAGGAAGCGATGGCGGCCGAAGGGATCACGGTGCGATGA
- a CDS encoding inositol monophosphatase family protein — protein sequence MEPARLAELVATATSVLDDAVAPFIAGHQADAAVRKKGNDFATEIDLAIERQVVAALTSATGIGVHGEEYGGEPIDSELVWVLDPIDGTFNYAAGSPMAAILLGLLWRGTPVAGLTWLPFMGQRYVATVDGPVRDGDTVLPPLAPTTLAESIIGIQTFNIDSKGRFPGRWRNAVLSGLTRECSRVRMHGATGLDLAYVGAGILGGAISFGHHIWDHAAGVALVRAAGGIVTDLAGEPWTADSKSALAAAPGVHERMLEIVKSVGIPEDYL from the coding sequence ATCGAACCGGCGAGGTTGGCAGAGCTGGTCGCGACCGCGACCAGCGTTCTCGACGATGCCGTCGCCCCGTTCATCGCCGGCCACCAGGCCGACGCGGCAGTTCGCAAGAAGGGCAACGACTTCGCCACCGAGATCGACCTCGCCATCGAGCGCCAGGTCGTCGCGGCGCTGACGTCGGCGACCGGAATCGGTGTGCACGGTGAGGAATACGGTGGCGAGCCCATCGATTCCGAACTGGTGTGGGTGCTCGACCCGATCGACGGCACGTTCAACTACGCGGCCGGTTCGCCCATGGCGGCGATCCTGCTCGGCCTGCTGTGGCGGGGCACTCCGGTCGCCGGGCTGACCTGGCTGCCGTTCATGGGCCAGCGCTACGTCGCGACCGTGGACGGTCCCGTCCGCGACGGTGACACGGTATTGCCGCCGCTGGCCCCGACCACACTGGCCGAATCGATCATCGGCATCCAGACCTTCAACATCGATTCGAAGGGCCGGTTCCCGGGCCGGTGGCGCAATGCGGTCCTGTCGGGCCTGACGCGGGAATGCTCGCGGGTGCGCATGCACGGGGCCACGGGCCTCGACCTGGCCTACGTCGGCGCCGGCATCCTCGGCGGTGCGATCAGCTTCGGTCACCACATCTGGGACCACGCCGCGGGTGTGGCCCTGGTCCGGGCCGCCGGCGGTATCGTCACCGACCTGGCCGGCGAGCCGTGGACGGCCGATTCGAAATCTGCGTTGGCCGCCGCGCCCGGTGTGCACGAGAGGATGCTGGAGATCGTGAAATCCGTTGGCATTCCGGAGGATTACCTGTGA
- the priA gene encoding bifunctional 1-(5-phosphoribosyl)-5-((5-phosphoribosylamino)methylideneamino)imidazole-4-carboxamide isomerase/phosphoribosylanthranilate isomerase PriA, producing MSLILLPAVDVVDGKAVRLVQGKAGSETDYGSALEAAQTWQRDGAEWVHLVDLDAAFGRGSNRELLAEVVGKLDVAVELSGGIRDDASLKAAMDTGCARVNIGTAALESPEWCKRAIGEYGDRVAVGLDVQFENGSWRLRGRGWETDGGDLWEVLERLDSEGCSRYVVTDVTKDGTLTGPNLDLLSTVAGRTKAPIIASGGVSSLDDLRAIATLTGQGVEGAIVGKALYAERFTLPEALAAVK from the coding sequence ATGAGTTTGATTTTGTTGCCGGCCGTTGATGTGGTCGACGGCAAGGCAGTGCGGCTGGTGCAGGGCAAGGCCGGCAGCGAGACCGATTACGGTTCGGCGCTCGAGGCTGCGCAGACCTGGCAGCGCGACGGTGCCGAGTGGGTGCACCTGGTGGACCTGGACGCCGCTTTCGGCCGCGGTAGCAACCGGGAACTGCTGGCCGAGGTGGTCGGCAAACTCGATGTCGCGGTGGAGCTTTCGGGCGGCATTCGCGATGACGCCTCGCTCAAGGCGGCCATGGACACCGGCTGTGCCCGCGTGAACATCGGTACCGCCGCGCTGGAGAGCCCGGAGTGGTGCAAGCGCGCCATCGGCGAGTACGGCGACCGCGTGGCGGTCGGTCTGGACGTGCAGTTCGAGAACGGCAGCTGGCGGCTGCGGGGCCGCGGCTGGGAGACCGACGGCGGCGACCTGTGGGAGGTGCTGGAACGCCTTGATAGTGAAGGGTGTTCGCGCTACGTCGTCACCGACGTCACCAAGGACGGCACGCTGACGGGCCCGAACCTGGATCTGCTGAGCACCGTGGCCGGCCGCACCAAGGCGCCGATCATCGCGTCGGGCGGCGTGTCGAGCCTGGACGACCTGCGTGCCATCGCCACGCTGACCGGCCAGGGCGTCGAAGGTGCCATCGTCGGAAAGGCTTTGTACGCAGAGCGGTTCACGCTGCCTGAGGCGCTGGCTGCGGTTAAGTGA
- the hisH gene encoding imidazole glycerol phosphate synthase subunit HisH codes for MTKKLVVLDYGSGNLRSAQRALERVGADVEVTSDAAAAAAADGLVVPGVGAYEACMTGLRSIGGEKIIADRLAAGHPVLGVCVGMQILFSKGVEFGVQTEGCGQWPGEVTRLDAPVIPHMGWNTVDAAAGSTLFKGLDADTRFYFVHSYAAQQWGGHADAKVTWATHHVPFIAAVEDGALSATQFHPEKSGDAGATLLANWVEGL; via the coding sequence GTGACCAAGAAACTCGTCGTTCTGGACTACGGTTCGGGCAATCTCCGGTCCGCGCAGCGCGCCCTCGAGCGGGTGGGCGCTGACGTCGAGGTCACCTCGGACGCCGCTGCCGCGGCTGCCGCCGACGGTCTGGTGGTGCCCGGCGTCGGCGCCTACGAGGCCTGCATGACGGGTCTGCGGTCGATCGGCGGGGAGAAGATCATCGCCGACCGGCTGGCTGCGGGTCACCCGGTGCTGGGTGTGTGCGTCGGCATGCAGATTCTGTTCTCGAAGGGCGTGGAATTCGGCGTTCAGACCGAGGGCTGCGGCCAGTGGCCCGGCGAGGTCACCCGGCTCGACGCGCCGGTGATTCCGCACATGGGCTGGAACACCGTCGATGCCGCGGCCGGCAGCACCCTGTTCAAGGGGCTCGACGCGGACACCCGGTTCTACTTCGTGCATTCCTACGCCGCCCAGCAGTGGGGTGGCCATGCCGACGCGAAGGTCACCTGGGCCACGCATCACGTGCCGTTCATCGCCGCCGTCGAAGACGGCGCGCTGTCGGCGACACAGTTTCATCCGGAGAAGAGCGGCGACGCAGGTGCGACGCTGTTGGCGAATTGGGTTGAGGGGCTATGA
- the hisB gene encoding imidazoleglycerol-phosphate dehydratase HisB: MTRRARVERTTKESSIVVEIDLDGTGQVDISTGVPFFDHMLTSLGTHASFDLTVHAKGDVEIEGHHTVEDTAIVLGQALGQALGDKKGIRRFGDAFIPMDETLAHAAVDVSGRPYFVHTGEPESMVSFTIAGSSVPYHTVINRHVFESLAFNAKIALHVRTLYGRDPHHITEAQYKAVARALRQAVEPDPRVAGVPSTKGTL; this comes from the coding sequence ATGACCCGCCGTGCCCGCGTGGAACGCACCACCAAGGAATCCAGCATCGTCGTCGAGATCGACCTCGACGGCACCGGCCAGGTCGACATCAGCACCGGGGTGCCGTTCTTCGACCACATGCTGACCTCCTTGGGCACGCACGCCAGCTTCGATCTGACGGTGCACGCCAAGGGCGACGTCGAGATCGAGGGCCACCACACCGTCGAGGACACCGCGATCGTCCTCGGTCAGGCGCTCGGCCAGGCTCTGGGCGACAAGAAGGGCATCCGCCGCTTCGGCGATGCGTTCATCCCGATGGACGAGACCCTGGCCCATGCGGCCGTTGATGTTTCGGGCCGTCCGTACTTCGTGCACACCGGCGAACCCGAGTCGATGGTGTCCTTCACCATCGCCGGGTCGTCGGTGCCGTACCACACCGTGATCAACCGGCACGTGTTCGAGTCGCTGGCATTCAACGCCAAGATCGCGCTGCACGTGCGCACGCTGTACGGCCGCGACCCGCACCACATCACCGAGGCGCAGTACAAGGCCGTGGCGCGCGCGCTGCGTCAGGCCGTCGAACCCGACCCACGCGTGGCCGGGGTGCCGTCGACCAAGGGCACTCTGTGA